The following are encoded in a window of Podospora pseudoanserina strain CBS 124.78 chromosome 6, whole genome shotgun sequence genomic DNA:
- a CDS encoding hypothetical protein (EggNog:ENOG503NVU0; COG:Q; CAZy:AA1), producing the protein MMSTGVAPEMTNILINGTGQFGWGPKPEKYTIWLDEGQAHMLILVNTAVDTTFVFSIDNHTLEVIEADFVPIKPYNTTHIKIGIGQRYHVLVHGHENGYNTERYGNYWMRATPARKCSKFAFGPDEQMGIVRYNRTMPPRGWQDPLSEPSLYDTMCADEPYDKLVPWRPWTVGDPVNIDPKVEDPYTLPNNSQYIFNVGMISSGGPNSSMPYIPNDKAYTRWMMHEAPFRINFSDPTILALDRINELIDKPYLDVVTLPNATDDQWVWMVITAPDKIPQEGGRIFFPAAHPMHLHGHDFALLRQSNKNWYDDLEIGHEGEGRWFTPDKLNCRNDKLKCDNPPRRDVVLLPATGYVIIAFKADNPGIWILHCHIAFHASSGLAIQIIENKERIPEILGRHGGREAIEESCESWRAWQSNPINHWDWHHPDHFQDDSGV; encoded by the exons ATGATGTCAACCGGTGTCGCTCCTGAAATGACAAATATCCTGATCAATGGCACTGGCCAGTTCGGTTGGGGCCCCAAGCCAGAAAAGTACACCATCTGGCTTGACGAAGGACAGGCGCACATGTTGATCTTGGTCAATACCGCTGTTGATACCACCTTTGTTTTTTCTATTGACAACCACACCTTGGAGGTCATTGAGGCGGACTTTGTTCCCATCAAGCCGTACAACACGACACACATCAAGATTGGGATCG GCCAGCGCTACCATGTTCTTGTCCACGGACACGAAAATGGGTACAATACCGAGAGATACGGCAACTACTGGATGAGAGCCACCCCTGCTCGAAAGTGCTCCAAGTTTGCGTTCGGTCCGGACGAGCAAATGGGCATTGTTCGGTACAACAGGACCATGCCGCCCAGGGGCTGGCAAGACCCTCTCTCGGAGCCGTCTCTGTACGATACCATGTGTGCGGATGAGCCCTATGACAAGTTGGTGCCCTGGAGGCCGTGGACAGTGGGCGATCCTGTAAATATCG ATCCCAAGGTTGAAGACCCGTACACGCTCCCGAACAACTCACAGTACATCTTCAACGTCGGTATGATCAGCTCTGGTGGACCTAACAGCTCCATGCCGTACATCCCCAACGACAAAGCATAC ACCCGCTGGATGATGCACGAAGCCCCCTTTCGCATCAATTTTTCCGACCCGaccatcctcgccctggATCGCATCAATGAGCTCATCGACAAGCCCTACCTTGACGTGGTCACACTCCCCAATGCCACCGATGACCAATGGGTCTGGATGGTAATCACGGCCCCAGACAAGATCCCGCAGGAAGGTGGTAGAATCTTCTTCCCTGCTGCTCACCCCATGCACTTGCACGGTCACGACTTTGCCCTGCTGAGGCAGAGCAACAAGAACTGGTATGATGACTTGGAGATTGGCcatgaaggggaggggaggtggttcACGCCGGATAAGCTGAATTGCAGGAATGACAAGTTGAAGTGTGATAACCCGCCTAGGAGGGATGTGGTGCTGTTACCGGCGACGGGGTATGTGATTATTGCTTTCAAGGCGGACAATCCGGG AATCTGGATTTTACATTGTCATATCGCCTTCCATGCCTCGTCCGGGTTGGCGATTCAGATTATTGAGAACAAGGAGAGGATCCCCGAGATTTTGGGGAGGCACGGGGGCAGGGAGGCGATTGAGGAGAGCTGCGAGAGCTGGAGGGCGTGGCAGAGCAATCCGATTAATCATTGGGATTGGCATCATCCGGACCATTTTCAGGATGATAGTGGTGTTTGA
- a CDS encoding hypothetical protein (COG:E; EggNog:ENOG503P0M3), protein MVSWERGDVVLIDNYAVQHAREPWTGDRKLLASLWDDAEVPPAA, encoded by the exons ATGGTTagttgggagaggggagatgtggtgttgattgaT AATTACGCCGTGCAGCATGCGAGGGAGCCATGGACAGGAGATAGGAAGCTGTTGGCTAGCTTGTGGGATGACGCAGAGGTACCGCCGGCGGCATAA
- a CDS encoding hypothetical protein (COG:E; EggNog:ENOG503P0M3): MATVDILRPAHYEPSVDLPAPYPPSSQFPYSLSRTDQTSSIDDVVSEIKKLTASGEIRSLLNKHGAICFQNLNLKSADEFSQFAHAFGFAPHEDIGNPVRRTVLAPNVATANEGPNTMPIFPHNEFGLSPHFPSYVFFYCAEAPETGGETPLNPSSPLLAHLTTHRPAFISSLRRLGLKYQLFHPSHQPTNSPGTTPLQAYGRTVLDTDPIDIIRSKVEAEIRRLPTAKWEWENISPDNQLGDLRVWQVLPGIRTHPHTGEEMFFNNCVSRFLNAIREGTLEHPYRNGRGEYIPPCFVSFGRR; this comes from the exons ATGGCAACCGTTGATATCCTTCGACCAGCTCACTACGAGCCATCAGTTGATCTCCCTGCTCCCTACCCACCATCTTCACAGTTCCCCTATTCGCTCAGCAGAACAGACCAAACCTCTTCAATAGACGATGTTGTTTCCGAAATCAAGAAGCTCACAGCCTCTGGTGAAATCAGGTCGTTGCTGAACAAACACGGCGCAATCTGcttccaaaacctcaacctcaaatcCGCAGATGAGTTCTCCCAATTCGCCCACGCCTTTGGCTTCGCACCGCACGAAGACATTGGCAACCCAGTCCGCCGAACAGTTCTCGCTCCGAACGTAGCAACAGCAAACGAAGGCCCAAACACCATGCCAATTTTTCCTCACAACGAGTTTGGACTAAGCCCACACTTTCCCTCTTATGTATTCTTCTACTGTGCTGAGGCCCCAGAGACTG GAGGCgaaacccccctcaacccctcctcccccctcctcgcccacctcACAACCCACCGCCCCGCATTCATCTCTTCCCTCCGCCGTCTCGGCCTGAAATACCAactcttccacccctcccaccaacccacaAACTCCCCGggcacaacccccctccaagcctACGGCCGAACTGTCCTCGACACCGACCCCATTGACATCATCCGCTCAAAAGTCGAAGCCGAGATCCGCCGCCTACCGACAGCGAAATGGGAATGGGAGAATATTTCCCCTGACAACCAACTCGGAGACCTGAGAGTGTGGCAGGTGCTACCAGGGATAAGGACCCATCCGCACACAGGAGAGGAGATGTTTTTTAATAATTGCGTTTCGAGGTTTCTGAACGCGATAAGGGAGGGGACGTTGGAACATCCGTATaggaatgggaggggggagtatATTCCGCCTTGTTTTGTAAGTTTTGGCAGGCgatga
- a CDS encoding hypothetical protein (EggNog:ENOG503NX2T; COG:S), which translates to MSTAEQDQKVINDGALIESQGEQTKPVSWFTRWYRSPLFNVIIVGLISFTQPGIWSALNNTGAGGQQEPYLVNASNSLTFGIMVFGCPLFGILANKIGVKKVLIIGTLGYAPYSASLYVNNRYGTEWFVLFGGVTCGIAASALWASEGAIALGYGDIKDRGKFTGIWLGLRELGQLIGSSIQMSLNAGKDSSTRGKVGYTTYLVLIALQCLGLPLSFLLSPPQKVIRSDGTSPRDPTIGKTFREETRKIWALMKRKQMYLLIPILVGFQWNTTYLGIYMTKYFSVRARALGSLTAGIAATFANIFWGWFYDLKCFSRPTLAKICWASFVVLMLGSFGWQVSNEKLYGDSNPRITLDWDLPGFGRGFASMVMLRFLNESHYMFVYWIVGAFFDDIETLTLAVSIVRTFESVGSCISFGIGAAKVPPMVNLVISFAMFGFTIPATSAVVFMVPERPIDLRKVEAGGISEGETGSVGASEDSDEKRAVKA; encoded by the exons ATGTCCACCGCCGAGCAGGACCAAAAAGTTATCAACGATGGGGCCTTGATCGAGTCCCAAGGCGAGCAGACGAAGCCTGTTTCGTGGTTCACGAGATGGTATCGCAGTCCTCTGTTCAACGTCATCATTGTCGGTCTCATCTCTTTTACCCAACCCGGTATTTGGAGTGCCCTGAACAACACAGGTGCTGGCGGTCAGCAAGAACCCTACCTTGTCAACGCCTCCAACTCTCTGACTTTCGG TATCATGGTCTTCGGATGCCCCCTCTTCGGAATCCTCGCCAACAAAATTGGCGTCAAAAaggtcctcatcatcggtACCCTCGGTTACGCCCCCTACTCGGCCTCGCTCTACGTCAACAACCGCTACGGCACGGAATGGTTCGTCCTCTTCGGCGGCGTAACCTGCGGCATCGCCGCCTCTGCCCTCTGGGCCTCGGAAGGCGCCATCGCCCTCGGCTACGGCGACATCAAAGACCGGGGCAAGTTCACCGGCATCTGGCTCGGCCTCCGCGAACTCGGCCAGCTCATCGGCTCCTCCATCCAAATGTCTCTCAACGCGGGCAAGGACTCGTCCACAAGAGGCAAAGTAGGATACACCACCTacctcgtcctcatcgccctTCAATGCCTCGGTCTCCCATTATCTTTCCTGTTATCCCCACCCCAAAAGGTCATCCGAAGCGACGGGACATCCCCAAGAGACCCAACCATAGGCAAGACCTTCCGGGAAGAAACCCGCAAGATCTGGGCGTTGATGAAGCGCAAGCAAATGTACcttctcatccccatcctcgtcGGCTTCCAATGGAACACGACCTACCTCGGGATCTACATGACGAAATACTTCTCCGTCCGCGCCCGCGCCCTCGGCTCTCTCACCGCCGGCATCGCCGCCACATTCGCCAACAtcttttgggggtggttctACGACCTGAAATGCTTCTCCCGTCCAACCCTGGCCAAGATCTGCTGGGCTTCCTTTGTTGTTCTCATGCTTGGGTCATTCGGCTGGCAGGTCTCCAACGAGAAGTTATACGGCGATTCCAACCCCCGCATCACCCTCGACTGGGACCTCCCCGGGTTCGGCAGGGGTTTCGCCAGCATGGTCATGCTCCGGTTCTTGAACGAGAGCCACTACATGTTTGTGTACTGGATCGTGGGGGCCTTCTTTGACGACATCGAGACTTTGACGCTGGCGGTGAGCATTGTCCGGACGTTTGAGAGCGTGGGGTCTTGCATTTCGTTTGGTATCGGTGCTGCTAAGGTGCCGCCTATGGtcaacctcgtcatctcGTTTGCCATGTTTGGGTTCACCATTCCGGCGAcgtcggcggtggtgtttatGGTGCCGGAGAGGCCGATTGACTTGCGCAAGGTTGAGGCTGGTGGGATTTCGGAGGGTGAGACTGGCAGTGTGGGTGCGAGTGAGGATTCTGATGAGAAGAGGGCTGTCAAGGCTTGA
- a CDS encoding hypothetical protein (EggNog:ENOG503P34R; COG:S), producing MAVCAAVRTAFRRQIQNLEKFRQRRPHSSKVNGAKPIQSAQQQAPITPPAKIQPPPLWLRLGPLTRAAQAYGRTHQKRPYTTQILTSLFIFLCGDISAQSIGGDEHDFGRTARALFIGGTSSVPSYLWVVYLSNSFNFASRALSIAARVVVNQIVFAPLFNTYFFGTQAVLSGASPSEIWERLVKTVPPSIANSVKLWPAVMAINFAFVPLPFRSMFSGTVAVGWQTYLSWLNKKAEESIAAEAEAAAVATVGKVEEVAASAMAKAAA from the exons ATGGCAGTCTGCGCCGCCGTCAGAACAGCCTTCCGCAGGCAGATCCAGAACCTCGAAAAGTTCCGACAACGCCGACCACACTCCTCGAAAGTCAATGGAGCGAAACCAATTCAGAGCGCGCAGCAACAAGCTCCGATCACACCGCCCGCGAAGATCCAACCTCCGCCTCTCTGGCTCAGGCTCGGGCCGTTGACGAGAGCAGCTCAGGCGTACGGACGAACGCACCAGAAGCGCCCATATACGACACAGATATTGACCTCGCTGTTTATCTTCCTGTGCGGCGACATCTCGGCGCAAAGCATTGGTGGGGACGAACATGACTTCGGGCGGACGGCGCGAGCGCTATTCATCGGTGGAACATCGTCGGTGCCATCATATCTTTG GGTGGTTTACCTGTCGAACAGCTTCAACTTTGCGTCGCGAGCTCTCTCGATAGCAGCGAGAGTTGTCGTTAACCAAATCGTGTTTGCGCCACTGTTCAATACGTACTTCTTTGGCACACAGGCTGTGTTGTCTGGGGCGTCGCCTTCCGAGATATGGGAGCGCCTTGTGAAGACTGTCCCACCGAGCATCGCGAATTCCGTCAAGCTATGGCCGGCTGTTATGGCCATCAACTTCGCCTTCGTACCTCTGCCATTCCGTTCCATGTTCAGCGGGACTGTGGCGGTGGGCTGGCAAACGTATCTGAGCTGGCTgaacaagaaggccgaggagagcaTCGCGGcggaagcagaagcagcagcagtagcaacAGTGGGGAAAGTAGAAGAGGTTGCTGCGTCGGCTATGGCCAAAGCCGCGGCGTGA
- the URA9 gene encoding Dihydroorotate dehydrogenase (quinone), mitochondrial (EggNog:ENOG503NXFM; COG:F; BUSCO:EOG092624RX) has product MASPFLRTRHTLSSALRPLARNPTPRINHAVPRRPASTASSSSGGSSAKTVAISTALGTAAVLGYYYATDTRASFHKYLVPRVIRVLFPDAEDAHHAGTAALKALYSVGLHPRERVQDGDATGAKPLAVNVFGVELSNPIGISAGLDKDAEIPDPLFALGAGVVEVGGITPLPQEGNPKPRVFRVVSTDGLINRYGLNSKGADAVAAHLRERLRTFARSIGFTEKEMLDGAAGVPVGSLKDGRLLCVQIAKNKKTDEKDVEAVKKDYVTCVNRLAPYADVLVVNVSSPNTPGLRDLQATGPLTALLSAVVEEAQKTKRKVKPRVMVKVSPDEDDDSQMEGVVQAVWMSGVDGVIVGNTTKKRTGLVPKGVRLTSQEQKNIMEDGGYSGPALFNQTLNLVGRYRKMLDSYSLKTEGLGDAFNKDQKVIFATGGITNGDEALKVLNAGASVAMVYTGMVYGGSGTITRIKNEMREKLAIEDKKQ; this is encoded by the coding sequence ATGGCTAGCCCCTTTCTCCGAACGAGGCATACCCTCTCCTCTGCCCTCCGACCCCTTGCACGGAATCCCACCCCGAGAATCAACCATGCCGTCCCTCGTCGCCCCGCCTCAactgcttcctcctcctccggtgGCTCCAGCGCAAAGACAGTAGCTATCAGCACCGCCCTCGGTACTGCCGCCGTTCTCGGATACTATTACGCAACCGACACTCGTGCCTCCTTCCACAAATACCTCGTCCCCCGCGTCATCCGCGTTCTCTTCCCCGACGCCGAAGACGCCCACCACGCCGGCACCGCTGCCCTCAAAGCCCTCTACTCCGTCGGTCTCCACCCCCGCGAGCGCGTTCAAGATGGCGACGCCACCGGTGCCAAACCTTTGGCTGTCAACGTCTTTGGCGTCGAGCTGTCCAACCCAATCGGCATCTCCGCTGGTCTCGACAAGGACGCTGAAATTCCCGACCCTCTGTTTGCTCTCGGCGCCGGTGTTGTCGAGGTAGGCGGCATCACGCCCCTTCCGCAAGAAGGAAACCCCAAGCCAAGAGTTTTCAGAGTTGTGTCTACCGATGGGTTGATCAACAGATATGGTCTAAACTCCAAGGGTGCTGACGCCGTGGCTGCGCACCTGAGGGAAAGACTACGGACATTTGCCCGGAGCATTGGTTTCACGGAAAAGGAGATGCTTGACGGGGCGGCGGGAGTTCCGGTGGGCAGCTTGAAGGATGGGCGCTTGCTGTGCGTGCAGAttgccaagaacaagaagacagatgagaaggatgtggaggCTGTGAAGAAGGATTATGTCACTTGTGTCAACAGGCTGGCACCATACGCCGATGTGCTGGTTGTCAATGTCAGCAGTCCCAACACTCCTGGCCTGAGAGATTTGCAGGCTACCGGCCCATTGACTGCGCTGCTGAGCGCcgtcgtggaggaggcgcaAAAGACCAAGAGAAAGGTCAAGCCCAGAGTCATGGTCAAGGTCAGCccagatgaggatgacgacagCCAGATGGAGGGTGTGGTGCAGGCTGTGTGGATGAGCGGAGTGGACGGTGTTATTGTGGGCAACACAACCAAGAAGAGGACGGGGCTCGTGCCAAAGGGCGTGAGACTGACCAGCCAGGAGCAGAAGAACATcatggaggatggtggctACTCGGGTCCAGCGCTGTTCAATCAGACGCTGAACTTGGTTGGAAGATACAGAAAGATGCTGGACAGCTATTCGCTCAAGACCGAGGGCCTCGGGGATGCGTTCAACAAGGACCAAAAGGTCATCTTCGCGACGGGTGGTATCACAAATGGCGACGAGGCTCTCAAGGTTCTCAATGCTGGAGCCAGCGTTGCCATGGTTTACACCGGGATGGTCTATGGTGGGTCCGGCACTATCACGCGGATAAAGAATGAGATGCGGGAGAAATTGGCTatcgaggacaagaagcagTGA
- a CDS encoding hypothetical protein (EggNog:ENOG50KOG0082; COG:V), producing MKSIPRPTTTTTKTDDELISDNWGLSDEEDHLKMSATPTAKVFWQLAHSNSPTSGLANKRAKRRRARSAGCFGIPFDLLAFLSVFQLDPNQNNNTTKRIQSSSPPHFESEKVGEVRKSATWPLIHSAKSQAAREARMAAKRSAAIDRQLEQDREALCRTAQVMVTGCGPTRCEGKTLLFDQMRKCSSPGSSDQQPTGDPATQVRTAAIKEMKRILYEIHAQGTHYHQQPNQQIPPPLSNLLQTAITLHDLPLHDLPLDEPPQVNPETLVFINQTTTLWSDPLWTNLCYTTLGRSRPFITLLLSLLSRSFTPSYTPTPTDLSHIKHFSSSAPRSLHRESLTPFPSTSSLEFDLIDRDNTSCCSFLRRKIFNFLSANLSILMLVDLASYSQTLEEDNNVNYLSEALRSFEGLVNNKMFAQNARGAMMLLLWNSEGLERQLDERPLGGYFPDFRGRKGEERGWIRKEFEKVVKRGKYGRDVRIRVGEPGEEGTVRWVVGAVKTGLLDQGLCEMGLGREGEGSGWCRRV from the coding sequence ATGAAATCCATCCCTCGtcctacaacaacaaccacgaagACCGACGACGAACTGATCTCTGACAATTGGGGACTctcggatgaggaggatcaTCTCAAAATGAGCGCTACACCAACAGCAAAGGTTTTTTGGCAACTCGCACATTCCAATTCACCAACTTCTGGTCTCGCCAACAAGAGAGCCAAGCGCAGGAGAGCTCGCTCGGCGGGTTGCTTCGGCATACCGTTTGATCTGCTCGCCTTCCTGTCCGTCTTTCAACTGgacccaaaccaaaacaacaacaccaccaaaaggattcagtcatcatcaccaccacatttTGAGTCTGAGAAGGTCGGGGAGGTAAGGAAATCGGCGACATGGCCACTTATCCACTCAGCAAAATCACAGGCTGCCCGGGAGGCACGCATGGCAGCGAAGCGCTCAGCGGCCATCGACCGGCAACTTGAACAAGACCGGGAAGCCTTGTGTCGGACGGCTCAAGTCATGGTTACTGGTTGCGGCCCGACAAGATGCGAGGGAAAGACTTTGCTTTTTGACCAAATGAGAAAATGCAGCTCACCAGGATCCTCCGACCAGCAACCAACAGGGGATCCAGCCACCCAAGTGAGAACCGCGGCCATAAAAGAGATGAAACGAATCCTCTATGAAATCCACGCCCAGGGAACACActaccatcaacaacccaaccaacaaatcccaccacccctatcaaacctcctccaaacagccatcaccctccACGATTTACCCCTCCACGATTTACCCCTCGACGAACCCCCCCAAGTCAACCCAGAGACCCTCGTCTTTAtcaaccaaaccaccaccttgtGGTCTGACCCCCTCTGGACAAACCTCTGCTACACCACTCTCGGCCGCTCCCGCCcattcatcaccctcctcctctccctatTATCCCGCTCTTTTACCCCATCATACACCCCCACACCAACCGACCTCTCCCACATCAAgcacttctcctcctctgccccccGATCCCTCCACCGCGaatccctcacccccttcccatccacctcctccctcgaatTCGATCTCATCGACCGCGACAATAcatcctgctgctccttccTCCGCCGCAAAATCTTTAATttcctctccgccaacctctccatcctcatgCTGGTCGACTTGGCGTCTTACTCTCAAACCCTAGAGGAAGATAACAACGTCAATTACCTCAGCGAGGCGCTCCGGTCctttgaggggttggttaACAACAAAATGTTTGCGCAAAACGCCCGCGGGGCGATGATGTTGCTTTTGTGGAATAGTGAGGGTTTGGAAAGACAGTTGGATGAGAGGCCGTTGGGGGGGTATTTTCCTGACTTTagggggagaaagggggaggagaggggttgGATTAGGAAGGAGTTTGAAAAGGTTGTTAAAAGGGGTAAGTATGGGAGGGATGTGAGGATTCGGGTTGgggagccgggggaggagggcacgGTgaggtgggttgttggggcgGTGAAGACGGGGTTGTTGGATCAGGGGTTGTGTGAGATGGGGttagggagggagggggaggggagtgggtggtgtcGGAGGGTGTAG